Proteins encoded in a region of the Coleofasciculus sp. FACHB-T130 genome:
- the murI gene encoding glutamate racemase, whose protein sequence is MNKEQKTNEALQRARIGIFDSGVGGLTVLRELYRQLPSESVLYFGDTARLPYGTRSQAEILHFVREILIWMMQQGVKMAIMACNTSSALALEAVRSEFPLPILGVILPGARAAVELGNRIGVIATPATAASNAYRRAILEVDATAQVWQVGCPEFVPVIEQNRIHEPYTLEVAREYLAPLLHHRIDTLVYGCTHYPHLAPVLRKILPRSVKLCDPAVHVVAAAAQELDLLGLRNTRPPLATRFAVSGCPEQFAQLSVQWLGCTPAVEKVYLPTVLHRQLPLELSE, encoded by the coding sequence ATGAATAAGGAACAAAAAACAAATGAGGCTCTTCAACGAGCCAGAATTGGGATTTTTGATAGCGGAGTAGGCGGACTGACGGTATTGAGGGAACTCTACCGGCAGCTGCCATCCGAATCCGTTCTTTACTTTGGCGATACAGCTCGACTGCCCTACGGCACTCGCTCTCAGGCAGAAATTTTGCACTTTGTGCGCGAAATTCTCATCTGGATGATGCAGCAGGGCGTCAAAATGGCGATCATGGCGTGCAACACCAGTTCTGCCCTCGCTTTGGAGGCAGTGCGGTCTGAGTTTCCTCTCCCGATTTTGGGAGTTATCTTGCCTGGTGCCCGCGCGGCTGTTGAGCTAGGCAACCGGATTGGAGTCATCGCTACCCCAGCCACTGCCGCTAGCAACGCTTATCGTCGCGCGATTTTAGAAGTTGACGCCACTGCCCAAGTTTGGCAAGTCGGTTGCCCAGAGTTTGTGCCGGTGATTGAGCAAAACCGCATCCATGAGCCTTACACCCTAGAAGTGGCGCGGGAGTACTTGGCACCGTTACTGCACCATCGTATTGACACGCTTGTTTATGGCTGTACCCACTATCCCCACTTAGCACCCGTCCTGAGGAAAATTCTGCCCCGGTCGGTGAAGCTATGCGATCCGGCAGTTCATGTAGTGGCTGCGGCTGCACAAGAGCTGGATTTACTAGGACTGAGAAACACCCGCCCGCCTCTAGCAACTCGATTTGCCGTGAGCGGTTGTCCCGAACAGTTTGCACAACTGTCAGTACAGTGGCTGGGGTGTACGCCTGCGGTAGAAAAAGTTTATTTACCGACAGTGCTACATCGGCAATTACCGCTAGAGCTAAGCGAGTAG
- a CDS encoding N-acetylmuramoyl-L-alanine amidase yields the protein MRFYWLLPSFLSIFLVSLPANAARLVYWRFDANQNRLDFRTDDGVQPRAQLLANPTRVVIDLPGTSLGRSTVTQQLAGSLRSLRVGQFEGNTTRMVIELDPGYTLDPEKVLVRGASPSQWSVQLPKPERVAQVSNPSPRDLAPRDLDLGNSPPPPLQPLPNQAPRNPSPPPVLSRPPIRQTPPNVTVGSLAQIEDVQVTRDGFFLKTNGGRPQIIKVNRSSDRKNITFDLRGATLSRSLTSPSPTVNRYGVSRILLSQVDTSPSIVRVTMNVRRESPDWLASVSDFGGIVILPKGTSAGDIESPPLAGNQPSPISGGSRPPSTAPSQPVPTNRPNNQLATIQSVELASSGTQLLIRADASVRYTGRWDAREGVYRITIPSAELADRVRGPQLDATTSVRRVRLQQQDSRTVVILVQPASGVQVGELNQVSDQLLALQLQRSRLGSVVPPTGPIRVPPTGSVNVPPPQNNNPPSRPRPRVGRLVVVVDAGHGGKDPGAIGYRGLREVDVILPIAQQVATLLEQQGIQAVMTRKDDYFVDLQPRVTMAERANADLFVSIHANSIGGRPDVQGLETYYYSSGGRLAQTIHNSILQNVDIRDRGVRQARFYVLRKSSMPAVLVEVGFVSSPQEAVKLASPNYQSQMARAIARGILQYIQQSL from the coding sequence GTGAGATTTTACTGGCTATTACCCAGTTTTTTGAGCATTTTTCTCGTTTCACTTCCCGCGAATGCGGCAAGACTGGTGTATTGGCGTTTTGATGCCAATCAGAACCGACTAGACTTTAGGACGGATGATGGAGTGCAACCGCGAGCGCAACTGCTTGCCAATCCGACCCGTGTGGTAATCGATCTGCCCGGTACCAGCTTGGGGCGCTCAACGGTGACTCAGCAGTTGGCTGGATCGCTGCGTTCTCTGCGAGTAGGACAGTTTGAAGGTAATACTACTCGGATGGTGATTGAATTAGACCCTGGTTACACCCTCGATCCAGAAAAAGTGCTAGTTCGAGGAGCTTCCCCCAGCCAGTGGTCGGTGCAATTACCAAAGCCCGAACGAGTAGCGCAGGTGTCAAATCCTTCACCCAGAGATCTAGCACCCAGAGATCTAGATTTGGGAAATTCTCCGCCGCCCCCTTTGCAACCTCTTCCCAATCAAGCTCCTAGAAATCCTTCGCCGCCTCCAGTGCTGAGTCGCCCACCGATTCGTCAGACACCTCCAAACGTAACGGTTGGGTCGCTTGCTCAAATCGAAGATGTGCAGGTAACGCGAGATGGGTTTTTCCTAAAGACGAATGGGGGTCGCCCGCAGATTATTAAGGTGAACCGGAGTAGCGATCGCAAAAACATTACTTTTGACCTGCGAGGAGCGACCCTTTCCCGCAGTCTTACATCGCCTTCTCCGACGGTGAATCGCTATGGCGTCAGTCGCATCTTATTGTCCCAAGTTGATACTTCACCCTCAATCGTTCGCGTCACGATGAACGTGAGGAGAGAAAGCCCGGACTGGCTGGCAAGTGTTAGCGATTTTGGCGGTATTGTCATCTTGCCGAAGGGTACGAGTGCTGGCGACATTGAAAGCCCACCACTAGCTGGAAATCAACCCTCTCCCATTTCGGGGGGGTCTAGACCGCCTTCAACTGCACCCAGCCAACCCGTCCCCACCAACCGTCCGAATAATCAGTTAGCAACAATTCAATCGGTTGAACTCGCTTCTTCCGGAACCCAGTTATTAATTCGGGCGGATGCGTCTGTCAGATACACCGGCAGATGGGATGCAAGAGAGGGAGTTTATCGAATTACGATTCCTTCCGCTGAACTAGCTGACCGAGTTAGGGGACCTCAACTGGATGCCACCACTTCAGTGCGGCGGGTGCGTTTGCAGCAGCAAGACTCGCGGACTGTCGTCATTCTGGTGCAACCAGCCTCAGGGGTACAGGTTGGAGAACTCAATCAGGTGAGCGACCAACTTTTAGCACTGCAACTGCAACGAAGTCGCCTTGGCTCGGTTGTTCCTCCCACAGGCCCTATTCGGGTTCCGCCCACGGGTTCTGTTAACGTGCCGCCGCCTCAGAATAACAATCCGCCTTCGCGACCCCGCCCCCGTGTTGGACGATTGGTTGTGGTTGTAGATGCCGGACATGGAGGCAAAGACCCTGGAGCCATCGGTTATAGAGGTTTGCGAGAGGTCGATGTAATTTTGCCGATTGCACAGCAGGTAGCGACATTGCTAGAGCAACAGGGCATCCAGGCGGTGATGACGCGAAAGGATGACTATTTTGTAGACTTGCAACCACGAGTAACGATGGCTGAGCGAGCCAATGCCGATTTATTCGTCAGTATCCACGCCAATTCAATTGGTGGGCGTCCTGATGTGCAGGGGCTGGAGACTTACTATTACTCTAGTGGTGGGCGTTTAGCGCAAACCATTCACAATAGTATTTTGCAGAACGTTGATATCCGAGATCGAGGAGTGCGGCAGGCGAGATTTTATGTACTGAGGAAGAGTTCGATGCCCGCTGTTTTAGTGGAGGTTGGTTTTGTGTCCAGCCCACAAGAGGCTGTGAAGTTGGCTTCGCCAAATTACCAGAGCCAGATGGCAAGAGCGATCGCTCGCGGTATTCTACAGTACATTCAACAAAGTCTCTAA